GTTGCTGGAGACCTTAGATGGAAGGTGAACATAGACGTAGATGTGAAAGGTGGTGGAGTCATGGGTCAGGCCTATGCCTCTGCCATGGCCATAGCTAGAGCCTTCGTCGGGTTCATCAAGAGCCCTGAACTGAAGAAGAATATGCTCGAATATGACGAGCACCTGTTGACTGGAGACCCCCGTCAGGCCGAGCCCAAGAAGTTCGGAGGGCCTGGTGCGAGAAGAAGAAGGCAGAAATCATACAGGTAAGGCTGTCATCTAAACCAAAAATCATTTCCAGCATACGATTATCCAGCATCTTCCATCTAACTTATTCTATCCTATTCTATTCTAATTCCCGGGTAGCTCTTTCCTCCAGGAAAGAAGCGGGTATGCTGGTTATTCTGTCCTACATCAAAACGTCTACAGTTCTATCACTGCAGCTTCCTGTTCCGGTTTGCTCAGTAAACGAGCTCAAAGTGAGCTGGGGTTATCATCATAAGGTCAGATACCCCAGAAGATATCATCGCTCACCATCCAGTGAAAGAGGTCATATATGTGCAGTTCGCATTAGACTCATTCTGAGGGTTGACGGTCTCTGGTATCGTTCCCTTTGTCATCCATCCTCTCAGGGTCTTTCTCTGAACTCGCTTCTATTCCCATCTGGCCTTTCGCAGGTTGTCTTTGCACTTCGTAAATGATGGGTGCGCCTCTTAGCGCAGATGCTACCGCTGCAATAAAAGCAAGCGCAGATGCTGTATAGAAGGCTATCCTGAGCGAGGACATGAAGGCAGGAGCAACAGTGCTCGGGAACCACGTCTTCCCCTCCAGAAAACCTACGGTTGATTGAGGTATCGAAGAGACCAGCTGCTGGGGGAGCTGCTGCAATATGCTGGCGACTGGATTGTAGCCAAGAAACGCAGCAAAAAGTGCTGAGGTAGGTGGTATGTTCGCAAAGACGTTTGCGAGCTGAGGGGCTCCAGCATTAGTGAGAGCTGAAGCAAAGGTTGAGGGGAGCTGGGATGCAAGAGCACTGATTATCACGCCGAAGAATAGGGCTATGCTGAGTGTCTGACCAACGTTCTGAAGAGTTGCCCTCATCCCTGAGGCGACTCCCCTGTACTCAGGGGGTATGGCGTTCATTATCGCAGCTATGTTTGGAGAGCCAAACAGTCCGTTTCCCACACCCATCACGAAGATTATCAGAGCAAATACTCTGTAGTCGAAGTTGTAAGATAGAGCTGAGAGGGCTATGAACGATGCTCCTACGATAACCATGCCAGCTGTAGCCAGAAGCTTTGAGCCCATCCGGTCTGAGAGTATGCCGCTTGTCGGACCCATAAGAACAAACCCGAGCATCATCGGTATTATGTATATGCCTGACCAGAACGGTGTTGATTCATAGGAGTAGCCGTGAAGAGGAAGCCAGATCCCCTGCAGCAGAATTATCAGCATAAGCATCACACCACCATATGCTATCGAGCTGAGCATCCCAGCTATGTTTGCTGCACTGAACATCCTTATCCTGAAGAGTTGCAGTCTGAACATTGGCTGCTCCACTCTGCTCTCAACGAACGGAAAGAGAGCCAGCAGCAGCAGACCTGAAGCTATGAAACCCACAACCTCAGGGTTTGACCAGCCCATCAGGCTCTTCCCGTATGGTATGAGCCCGTAGGTCAGGCCTATCAGCAGCAGTGTGAGGCCGACTGCAAACGTGATGTTACCAAGCAGGTCTATCTTCTGGCCCTTCTGCAGCGATCCCAGCTCCCTCAGCTTCGTATAGGACCAGATGGTTCCAAAGATTCCAAAAGGTACACTCACAAGAAAGATCAGCCTCCAGTCTATCGGAGCAAGCAGACCACCAAGCACAAGTCCTATCAGCGAACCTGCAAGAAATGTCACCTGATTCAGGCCGAGCGCCTTCCCTCTTTCCTGAGGTGGGAATGCGTCTGTAAGTATAGCGGCGCTGTTTGCAAAGAGGAAAGCTGCACCTACCCCCTGAATGAACCTGAAGACTATCAGCTCTAGAGCCCCTGCATTACCATTGCTAGGGGTGATGAAGAGAAGTATAGAACCTGCGGAGAAGATGGCAAATCCCAGATTATAGAGCCTTACCCTGCCGTACATGTCCGAAAGCCTACCGAATGTTACCAGAAGGGTTGATACAGCTATGTTGTATCCAAACAGTATCCAGAGCAGATACTGAAAGGAGCCGTTGCTAAGCGGGTTAACTCCTATTCCGTTGAATATAGTTGGCAGGGAGATCAGGATTATCGTACCGTTTGTGGAGCCCATCAACGTTCCAAGTGTGGTGTTCGATAGGGCAACCCATTTGTACTGAACCATGCGCGAGGCCGGAAGGCGAGACGACGTTTAAGCTTTAAGTTTTAACCAACTTACACCTGAAAGACCAATTCAGAGAGATTGAGGAAGGAGCAGAGTTGAGAATTGCAAGTGAAGTAGTTACGCGAAGGTAGAAGAAAAAAAGATTGCACATCTTTTATAAAGACGCCAAATGACGGCAACTTGAGAAGCAGATTGCCCCAAGTAGAAGGGGGAATTGAGAGCCTTGGCTGAAATAACCTCAGATAACCAGGCCAGAAGAAAGGCGGTCTACCAGATAGGGGGAAGCGATGGGCTTGCACTTGTGGGAAAGCTGGACGAAGTTGTAAAGAAGTCTGCAGAATCACCTCTTGGTCATATAATAAACTGGGGGAGGCTCTACTCTCTGTGGCCAGTACATCTCGAAACTGGCTGCTGCAGTGTTGAGCTTGGTGCTGCATCAGGCTCCAGGTGGGACATCGAAAGGTTCGGTGTTCTTGAAGCCTTTGGGTCTCTGAGGCAGTGTGACCTGCTGATAGTGCTCGGCACAGTAACGAGAAAGATGATGCCTAGACTCAGGGTGATATGGGAGCAGATGCCTGAGCCCAAGTGGTGCATAGCCATAGGTGCCTGCAGCATAAGCGGAGGCCTTTATCTCGATAGCTACAACGTAATGCAGGGGATAGACCAGTACATACCTGTGGATGTCAAGGTACCTGGCTGCCCTCCCAGCACCTATGCCATAATAGATGGCATAATGCTGCTGATGGAGAAGATAAGAAGGAGTGACCTGAAGGGCAGGTATCACGAAAGGGAGGAGGAAAGGAAAGTGCAAGAGGAGGCGAGGGCAATTCAATGAAGCTGAGTGATTTTGTGAAGGGTCTGTATGCCACAATTTCAACGGGCGTCGGGCATCTATTCAGGAAAAGAATGACCACAATGTACCCAGACACCCAAGACTACCCTACTACTGATATGTATGCATATGACCCCAAGGCTGGTGTTGCAATAAGCGGATGGAGGGGGA
This sequence is a window from Conexivisphaerales archaeon. Protein-coding genes within it:
- a CDS encoding 30S ribosomal protein S9 — translated: MSTTTAKKFKLFSGTRKAARATAAIYPGTGRVRINGYLLEALPNELAREIIMGPLRVAGDLRWKVNIDVDVKGGGVMGQAYASAMAIARAFVGFIKSPELKKNMLEYDEHLLTGDPRQAEPKKFGGPGARRRRQKSYR
- a CDS encoding MFS transporter — protein: MVQYKWVALSNTTLGTLMGSTNGTIILISLPTIFNGIGVNPLSNGSFQYLLWILFGYNIAVSTLLVTFGRLSDMYGRVRLYNLGFAIFSAGSILLFITPSNGNAGALELIVFRFIQGVGAAFLFANSAAILTDAFPPQERGKALGLNQVTFLAGSLIGLVLGGLLAPIDWRLIFLVSVPFGIFGTIWSYTKLRELGSLQKGQKIDLLGNITFAVGLTLLLIGLTYGLIPYGKSLMGWSNPEVVGFIASGLLLLALFPFVESRVEQPMFRLQLFRIRMFSAANIAGMLSSIAYGGVMLMLIILLQGIWLPLHGYSYESTPFWSGIYIIPMMLGFVLMGPTSGILSDRMGSKLLATAGMVIVGASFIALSALSYNFDYRVFALIIFVMGVGNGLFGSPNIAAIMNAIPPEYRGVASGMRATLQNVGQTLSIALFFGVIISALASQLPSTFASALTNAGAPQLANVFANIPPTSALFAAFLGYNPVASILQQLPQQLVSSIPQSTVGFLEGKTWFPSTVAPAFMSSLRIAFYTASALAFIAAVASALRGAPIIYEVQRQPAKGQMGIEASSEKDPERMDDKGNDTRDRQPSE
- the nuoB gene encoding NADH-quinone oxidoreductase subunit NuoB, with the translated sequence MAEITSDNQARRKAVYQIGGSDGLALVGKLDEVVKKSAESPLGHIINWGRLYSLWPVHLETGCCSVELGAASGSRWDIERFGVLEAFGSLRQCDLLIVLGTVTRKMMPRLRVIWEQMPEPKWCIAIGACSISGGLYLDSYNVMQGIDQYIPVDVKVPGCPPSTYAIIDGIMLLMEKIRRSDLKGRYHEREEERKVQEEARAIQ